CCTATCTTTATTTCATAGACCCTTTATATGAATCGGCTATTGCTCGTCACACTCCTCTCGTTACTGTGTAGCTTGGCCCACTCGGCAGAGTACAACAAACATGAATGGCGACTAGGGCTACTAGCGCATAATAAAGGACCCATTGCCAGCGAGACTGAAGACGGCCCTGATATCAATATTGCGTATCATTACTTAATGAAAGCATATTCATGGGGTGGCGCCTTCGCGCATGGCGGTGCAGTTATTAACCTTGCCGACGGCACCAGCTACGTTTACACCGGCTTAAATACCCAGATTCCCTTCGGCGAGTCACCATTTTTCTTTGAAGTAGGC
The DNA window shown above is from Spongiibacter sp. IMCC21906 and carries:
- a CDS encoding acyloxyacyl hydrolase: MNRLLLVTLLSLLCSLAHSAEYNKHEWRLGLLAHNKGPIASETEDGPDINIAYHYLMKAYSWGGAFAHGGAVINLADGTSYVYTGLNTQIPFGESPFFFEVGGGFAIHDGDLEKKSKERREMGSRVLFHFESSFGYNFNNGMSLSFFFDHISNGSILNDDDNKGLDTYGLRLGYSY